In the Oryzias latipes chromosome 9, ASM223467v1 genome, one interval contains:
- the pole gene encoding DNA polymerase epsilon catalytic subunit A: protein MVLQNSGRYRTDRGPNGGDQENQDDGSSMSALKRLERSQFTDDMDARFGFDRMKEPGEKTGWLINMHPTEILDEDKRMISAVDYYFIQEDGSRFKVALPFKPYFYIATKKNCEREVISYLSKKFQGKVAKLEMLPKEDLDLPNHLVGLKRNYIKLSFNTVDDLIKVKREIAPAVRKNREREQSHDEYTSMLSSALSGVGVTTADEDGMSKSIVDQLDNVVDMREYDVPYHVRLSIDLKIHVAHWYNVRYRSNAYPLEIIRRDDLVERPDPVVLAFDIETTKLPLKFPDAESDQIMMISYMIDGQGFLITNREIVSENIEDFEFTPKPEYEGPFTVFNEDNEAALIQRWFDHVQETKPNIFVTYNGDFFDWPFVETRAAVHGLNMHREIGFQKDSQGEYKSSQAIHMDCLRWVKRDSYLPVGSHNLKAAAKAKLGYDPVELDPEEMCRMATEEPQTLATYSVSDAVATYYLYMKYVHPFIFALCTIIPMEPDEVLRKGSGTLCEALLMVQAFHANIVFPNKQEQAFNKLTDDGHVLDSETYVGGHVEALESGVFRSDIPCRFKMNPAAFDFLLQRVERTMRHAIEEEEKIPLEQVTNFNEVCDEIKEKLTSLKEVPNRIECPLIYHLDVGAMYPNIILTNRLQPSAMVDEATCAACDFNKPGATCQRRMAWQWRGEIMPASRSEFHRIQQQLESEKLPPLFPNGPPRAFHTLNREEQAKHEKKRLADYCKKAYKKTHVTRLEQRVTTICQRENSFYVDTVRAFRDRRYEFKGLHKVWKKKLSAAQDSGDAAEVKRCKNMEILYESLQLAHKCILNSFYGYVMRKGARWYSMEMAGIVCYTGANIITQARELIEQIGRPLELDTDGIWCVLPNTFPENFVVKTSNEKKPKVTISYPGAMLNIMVKEGFTNDQYHELVDPASLTYNTRAENSIFFEVDGPYLAMILPASKEEGKKLKKRYAVFNEDGSLAELKGFEIKRRGELQLIKIFQSSVFEAFLKGTTLEEVYTSVAKVADYWLDVLYSKAANMPDAELFDLISENRSMSRKLEDYGEQKSTSISTAKRLAEFLGDQMVKDAGLSCRYVISRKPEGSPVTERAIPLAIFQAESSVKKHFLRKWLKMPSLHDLDIRSILDWSYYIERLGSAIQKIITIPAALQQVKNPVPRVRHPDWLHKKLLEKNDIYKQKKISELFTSEGKRQVAHKHLDTDQQADIEDFGVPARPLQPAILISTKRKRASQGVDSQVESQDVELTQSWREILGPPPPMGTTREERLVWLRYHKKKWELQLKQRKERRKRRKLLDGEAQPVGGGVIRDGPTTGLGSFLRRTARSILDMPWQIVQIAETAHPGLYKLWAVIGNDLHCMKLNIPRVFYVNQKVPKPEEGATYKKVNRMLPRSNMVYYLYEYSVPEDMYQEHINEINADLSAPDIEGVYETQVPLLFRALVRLGCVCMVNKHVVRDLAGREADSFDLDHLEMRSLAQFSYLEPGSVRHMYLYHHSQGHKALFGLFIPSQRKASIFILDTVRSNQMPNLSNLYSAERTALLERTTEELLPPEKHTFEIRAENDMKAISRALQRILLSYKEERRGPTLIAVQSNWELRRLTAGMPVLEEFPVIPVHVVDDINYNVLDWQRHGARRMIRHYLNLDSCLSQAFDMARYYHLPVGNLPQDVSIFGSDLFLARHLRKHNHLLWLSPTARPDLGGKEADDSRLVMESDDRGSVEINAPGCFSTVCVELDLQSLAVNTILQSQHVNDMEGGASLGVSFDVIQQASLEDMMSGNQGASALASYDETALVSNTFRILKSMVVGWVREITQYQNVYADNQVMHFYRWLRSPSSLLYDPALHRTLHNMMKKVFLQLAAEFKRLGSTVVYGNFNRIILCTKKRRIDDAVAYVEYITNSIHSREIFHSLSISFSRCWQFLLWMDPSNYGGVKGKVSSDVLYGEGDTKQKKTRQGEEDEDGSEDEEEDNAEEEDEESDDVENLIESNWNIMHYLPQTASCQQYFLMIVSAYIAAVYHSMKEELRRNAPGATPVKRRVGSQASQQALGDLTALPGMISFSQEYVASELTQNIFTITQKIQKKVAGTRNVTQTSEMFPVLPGSHLPLNNPALEFVKYVCQVLSLDTNIVNQVNKLKRDLLRLVDVGEFSDEAQFRDPCNSYILPEVICHHCNFCRDLDLCKDPSVAQDGAVVPQWFCSNCQAQYETDSVEVSLIEALQKKLMSYTLQDLVCNKCKGVKEANMPLYCRCAGDFSLTFSAKSFSEQIMVFRNIASHYNMRFLEETIDWLLAMSPQIEQRCN, encoded by the exons ATGGTTCTTCAAAATAGTGGACGTTACAGGACGGACCGCGGACCGAATGGAGGAGACCAGGAAAACCA GGATGATGGGTCCTCGATGTCGGCCCTCAAGAGGCTGGAGCGCAGTCAGTTCACCGATGACATGGACGCTCGCTTCGGATTCGACAGGATGAAGGAACCGGGGGAGAAAACCGGGTGGTTGATCAACATGCACCCA ACAGAGATCCTGGATGAGGACAAAAGAATGATCAGCGCTGTGGATTATTATTTCATCCAGGAGGATGGAAGCAGGTTTAAG GTGGCCCTTCCCTTCAAGCCTTATTTTTATATTGCTACaaaaaag AACTGCGAAAGAGAGGTCATATCATACTTGTCTAAGAAGTTTCAAGGCAAAGTGGCCAAACTTGAAATGCTTCCAAAAGAAGATCTAGATCtg CCAAACCATCTCGTTGGACTGAAGAGAAACTACATCAAGCTGTCGTTCAACACCGTGGATGACCTCATCAAAGTCAAGCGGGAGATTGCTCCTGCCGTGCGCAAGAACAGAGAGAGGGAGCAGTCGCATGATGAGTACACCTCCATGCTGTCGAG CGCGTTGTCTGGAGTCGGTGTGACCACAGCAGACGAGGACGGGATGTCAAAGAGCATCGTCGATCAATTAGACAATGTGGTGGACATGAGAGAGTATGATGTGCCTTACCATGTCCGACTGTCCATCGACCTTAAGATCCACGTT GCTCATTGGTACAACGTTCGCTACAGAAGCAACGCTTATCCCCTAGAGATTATCCGCAGGGACGATCTTGTGGAACGACCA GATCCAGTTGTTTTGGCCTTTGACATCGAAACCACCAAACTTCCTCTGAAATTCCCAGATGCAGAGAGTGATCAGATTATGATGATCTCCTACATGATAGACGGGCAG GGGTTCCTTATTACAAACAGAGAGATTGTCTCTGAAAACATTGAGGATTTTGAGTTCACCCCCAAACCTGAATATGAAGGGCCCTTCACTGTTTTCAATGAGGACAATGAG GCTGCTCTCATACAGAGGTGGTTTGATCATGTTcaagaaacaaaaccaaacatctTTGTGACGTACAACGGAGACTTCTTTGACTG gCCTTTTGTTGAGACTCGAGCTGCCGTCCATGGACTCAACATGCACAGAGAGATCGGTTTCCAGAAGGACAGCCAAGGAGAGTACAAGTCCAGCCAGGCAATCCACATGGACTGTTTAAG GTGGGTAAAAAGAGACAGCTACTTACCCGTGGGGAGTCACAATCTGAAGGCAGCGGCAAAAGCTAAGTTGGGTTATGACCCAGTTGAGCTGGATCCAGAGGAAATGTGCCGAATGGCAACGGAAGAGCCgcag ACCTTAGCCACATACTCTGTGTCAGACGCAGTGGCCACATACTATTTGTATATGAAATATGTTCACCCCTTCATCTTTGCGCTGTGCACAATCATCCCAATGGAGCCTGATGAG GTGCTCCGGAAAGGTTCCGGGACTCTGTGTGAAGCCTTGCTCATGGTGCAGGCCTTTCACGCCAACATCGTGTTCCCCAACAAGCAGGAACAGGCCTTCAACAAGCTGACAGATGACGGCCATGTTTTGGATTCGGAGACCTACGTGGGTGGACACGTGGAGGCGCTGGAGTCGGGAGTGTTTCGCAGCGACATTCCCTGTCGGTTTAAAATG AATCCAGCTGCGTTTGACTTCCTTTTGCAAAGAGTTGAAAGAACTATGCGCCATGCTatcgaggaggaggagaaaatcCCTCTGGAgcaagttactaatttcaatgaG GTTTGTGATGAGATCAAAGAGAAGCTGACTTCCTTGAAGGAGGTTCCAAACAGAATTGAATGCCCACTCATCTACCATCTCGACGTCGGAGCGATGTACCCCAACATCATTCTCACAAACCGACTGCAG CCGTCTGCTATGGTAGATGAAGCCACCTGTGCTGCCTGTGACTTTAACAAGCCTGGTGCGACCTGTCAGAGGAGGATGGCCTGGCAGTGGAGAGGGGAAATCA TGCCTGCAAGTCGCAGTGAGTTTCACCGCATCCAGCAGCAGCTCGAGTCTGAGAAGCTACCCCCGCTTTTTCCCAACGGCCCCCCCCGGGCCTTTCACACACTCAACCGGGAGGAGCAGGCCAAGCACGAGAAGAAACGTCTGGCGG ACTACTGTAAGAAGGCCTATAAGAAGACGCACGTCACCAGGCTGGAGCAACGGGTCACCACCATCTGTCAGAGAGAAAACTCTTTTTATGTCGATACAGTCAGAGCTTTCAGGGACCGGCGGTATGAATTCAAAGGACTTCACAAG gtGTGGAAGAAGAAGCTGTCGGCAGCTCAGGACAGCGGAGATGCTGCAGAGGTGAAGCGCTGCAAAAACATGGAGATCCTGTACGAGTCTCTTCAGCTGGCCCATAAGTGCATCCTTAACTCTTTCTATGGTTACGTCATGAGGAAAGG ggCACGCTGGTATTCCATGGAGATGGCTGGAATCGTGTGCTACACCGGCGCCAACATCATCACTCAGGCCAGAGAGCTCATTGAACAGATTGG GAGACCCCTTGAGTTGGACACAGATGGCATCTGGTGTGTCCTCCCCAACACCTTTCCTGAGAACTTTGTGGTGAAGACCAGCAACGAGAAGAAGCCCAAGGTGACCATCTCTTACCCGGGAGCCATGCTGAACATCATGGTGAAGGAGGGATTCACTAATGACCAGTACCACGAGCTGGTCGACCCCGCTTCGCTCACGTACAACACCAGAGCAGAAAACAGCATCTTTTTTGAGGTGGACGGGCCGTACCTCGCCATGATCCTGCCTGCTTCTAAAGAGGAAGGCAAGAAGCTGAAGAAGAG GTATGCTGTGTTCAACGAGGACGGCTCTCTGGCTGAGCTTAAAGGTTTTGAAATAAAGAGAAGAGGAGAACTCCAGCTCATTAAGATTTTTCAGTCGTCTGTGTTTGAGGCCTTCCTCAAAGGTACCACTTTAGAGGAGGTCTACACGTCTGTGGCCAAAGTGGCTGACTACTGGCTGGATGTACTGTACAGTAAG GCAGCCAACATGCCAGATGCAGAGCTGTTCGACCTGATTTCAGAGAATCGATCCATGTCCAGAAAGCTGGAGGACTACGGAGAGCAGAAGTCTACGTCCATCAGCACAGCTAAGAGGCTGGCAGAGTTCCTGGGAGATCAGATGGTTAAAGATGCTGGTCTGAGCTGTCGCTACGTTATCTCACGGAAGCCGGAAGGCTCGCCTGTCACAGAGAG AGCCATCCCTCTGGCCATTTTCCAGGCAGAGTCCAGTGTAAAGAAGCATTTCCTTCGAAAGTGGTTGAAGATGCCCAGCCTGCATGACCTGGACATCCGTTCT ATACTTGACTGGAGTTATTACATTGAGAGGTTGGGCAGTGCAATCCAGAAAATCATCACCATCCCTGCAGCCCTGCAACAG GTAAAAAACCCTGTACCCAGAGTCCGGCATCCCGACTGGCTTCACAAGAAACTTCTGGAGAAAAACGATAtctataaacaaaagaaaataagcgAGCTGTTTACCAGCGAGGGCAAGAGGCAG GTGGCCCACAAGCATCTTGACACCGACCAAcaagcagacattgaggacttCGGGGTGCCAGCCAGACCCCTGCAGCCGGCTATTCTCATTAGCACTAAGAGGAAGCGAGCTTCACAGGGGGTCGACAGCCAGGTGGAGTCTCAAGATGTTGAGCTCACTCAGTCCTGGAGAGAAATCCTTGGACCCCCTCCACCAATGGGAACCACAAGG GAGGAGCGTCTGGTGTGGCTGCGTTACCACAAGAAGAAGTGGGAGTTGCAGCTGAagcaaaggaaggagagaaggaagaGAAGGAAGCTTCTGGACGGTGAAGCCCAACCTGTTGGTGGAGGAGTGATCCGAGATGGACCCACCACTGGGCTGGGGAGTTTCCTTCGCAGAACAGCGCGCAGCATCCTCGACATGCCCTGGCAGATTGTGCAa ATTGCAGAGACGGCCCACCCTGGTCTGTATAAACTTTGGGCGGTGATTGGAAATGACCTCCACTGCATGAAACTCAACATCCCACGTGTCTTCTACGTCAACCAGAAGGTTCCAAAGCCGGAGGAAGGAGCTACTTACAAAAAG GTAAACCGCATGCTGCCTCGCTCCAACATGGTGTACTACCTTTATGAGTACTCGGTTCCGGAGGACATGTACCAGGAGCACATCAATGAGATCAACGCTGACCTCTCTGCACCAGACATTGAGGGAGTCTATGAAACCCAG GTCCCTCTGCTGTTTCGTGCTCTGGTCCGGCTGGGTTGTGTTTGTATGGTCAACAAGCATGTTGTGAGGGATCTGGCCGGCAGGGAGGCGGACTCCTTTGATCTGGACCACCTTGAGATGAGGTCGCTGGCTCAGTTCAGCTACCTGGAGCCTG gAAGTGTTCGTCACATGTACTTATACCACCACAGCCAAGGCCACAAAGCTCTGTTTGGCCTTTTTATCCCCTCTCAACGCAAAGCGAGCATCTTCATCCTGGACACG GTTCGAAGCAACCAAATGCCCAACCTGAGCAATCTCTACTCAGCTGAGCGCACCGCCCTCCTGGAGaggaccacagaggagctcctgCCTCCAGAGAAGCACACCTTCGAGATCCGAGCTGAAAATGACATGAAGGCCATCTCCCGTGCGCTGCAGCGCATACTCCTGAGCTACAAG GAGGAGCGGCGCGGCCCGACCCTCATTGCTGTGCAGTCAAACTGGGAACTGCGTCGACTTACTGCGGGAATGCCGGTGCTTGAAGAATTCCCGGTGATCCCAGTGCACGTGGTGGATGACATCAACTACAATGTGTTGGATTGGCAACGCCATGGCGCCCGACGTATGATCCGCCATTACCTCAACCTGGACAGCTGCCTGTCTCAAGCTTTTGACATGGCCAG GTATTACCACCTGCCTGTGGGAAATCTGCCCCAGGATGTGTCCATCTTTGGTTCGGACTTGTTCCTGGCCAGGCATTTACGGAAGCACAACCACCTGCTGTGGCTTTCGCCCACCGCCAGGCCTGACCTTGGAGGAAAAGAGGCCGACGACAGTCGGCTGGTGATGGAAAGTGATGACCGTGGCTCTGTGGAGATCAATGCTCCGGGATGTTTCTCCACGG TGTGCGTAGAGCTGGACCTCCAGAGCCTGGCAGTTAACACCATCCTCCAATCGCAGCATGTCAACGACATGGAGGGCGGAGCCAGTTTGGGCGTCAGCTTTGATGTGATCCAGCAGGCCTCGCTGGAGGATATGATGTCAGGAAACCAGGGAGCCAGCGCTCTGGCGAGCTACGACGAGACAGCTCTAGTCTCAAACACCTTCAG GATCCTAAAGAGCATGGTGGTTGGATGGGTCCGGGAGATCACACAATACCAGAATGTATACGCAGACAACCAGGTGATGCACTTCTACCGCTGGCTGCGCTCCCCCAGCTCTCTGCTGTATGACCCGGCGCTTCACCGCACCCTCCACAACATGATGAAGAAGGTCTTCCTGCA GTTGGCTGCAGAGTTCAAACGTTTGGGCTCAACTGTTGTGTACGGAAACTTCAACAGGATCATCTTGTGCACCAAAAAGCGGAGGATCGACGACGCCGTCGCTTACGTAGAATACATCACCAACAG CATTCACAGCAGGGAAATCTTCCACTCTTTGTCCATCTCTTTCTCCCGATGCTGGCAGTTCCTGTTGTGGATGGACCCTTCCAACTATGGAGGTGTTAAAGGAAAGGTCTCCTCTGATGTCTTGTACGGAGAG GGTGAcaccaaacaaaagaaaaccagacaaggggaggaagatgaggatggcagtgaggatgaagaggaggacaatgccgaggaggaagatgaagaaagcgaTGACGTTGAGAATCTGATTGAGAGCAACTGGAACATCATGCATTATCTTCCCCAGACAGCTTCCTGCCAGCAATACTTCCTCATGATTGTCTCAG CCTACATTGCTGCTGTGTACCACAGCATGAAAGAGGAGCTGAGACGTAACGCTCCTGGAGCAACGCCGGTCAAGAGACGTGTAGGCAGCCAGGCGTCCCAGCAGGCACTTGGGGACTTGACTGCACTTCCTG GAATGATCTCCTTTTCCCAAGAATATGTTGCCAGCGAGCTGACGCAGAACATCTTCACCATCACtcagaaaatccagaaaaaggtGGCCGGGACCAGAAATGTGACCCAGACCTCAGAGATGTTCCCAGTACTGCCCGGTTCACACCTGCCTCTCAACAACCCCGCACTGGAGTTCGTCAAATATGTGTGCCAA GTTCTTTCCCTCGATACTAATATTGTGAATCAGGTGAACAAGCTGAAAAGAGACCTTCTGCGCCTCGTTGATGTGGGTGAGTTTTCAGACGAAGCCCAGTTCCGGGATCCCTGCAACTCCTACATTCTTCCAGAAGTCATCTGCCACCACTGCAACTTTTGTCGGGACCTGGACCTTTGCAAAGATCCATCTG